Proteins encoded together in one Musa acuminata AAA Group cultivar baxijiao chromosome BXJ3-6, Cavendish_Baxijiao_AAA, whole genome shotgun sequence window:
- the LOC103989215 gene encoding glucose-1-phosphate adenylyltransferase large subunit 1 isoform X2: protein MEVCSVGMKANVCFGQVKRRSVGSGESGIWGEGIGGGGGGLKIKVWETKVVKGVKRRNSLGAAVAVLTSDVSEETMVLHAPMFGYRTAEPKSVASIILGGGAGTQLFPLTSTRATPAVPIGGCYRLIDIPMSNCINSGINKIFIMTQFNSASLNRHISRTYIFGNGINFGDGFVEVLAATQTPGEAGMNWFQGTADAVRQFTWVFEDNRNKNIEHIVILSGDQLYRMDYMDLVQKHIDTGADITVSCVPVGHSRASDYGLVKIDKTGRIFQFSEKPNGAELEAMKDGGSFLRLSRQDAMKYPYIASMGVYVFKRDVLSKLLRWKYPKANDFGSEILPSVVKEHNVQAYIFNDYWEDIGTIRSFFDANLALTEQPPKFQFYDPMTPFFTSPRFLPPTKIEKCRIVDAIISHGCFLRECSVERSIVGVRSRLDFDAELKDTMMMGADIYETEAEIASLLADDKVPIGVGQNTRIRNCIIDMNARIGKNVVIANKDGIQEADRPCEGFYIRSGITIIMKNSTIKDGTVI, encoded by the exons ATGGAGGTCTGCAGTGTGGGAATGAAGGCGAACGTGTGTTTCGGCCAAGTGAAGAGGAGAAGCGTTGGTAGTGGGGAGAGTGGGATTTGGGGAGAAGggattggtggtggtggtggtggtctaaAAATTAAGGTGTGGGAAACCAAGGTGGTAAAGGGTGTGAAGAGGAGGAACTCGTTGGGAGCTGCAGTCGCTGTTCTCACTTCAGATGTCAGCGAGGAGACGATG GTTTTGCATGCTCCGATGTTTGGTTACCGGACGGCAGAGCCCAAGAGCGTTGCATCCATAATACTGGGTGGAGGGGCAGGCACTCAGCTCTTCCCTCTCACTAGCACAAGAGCCACGCCTGCA GTTCCCATCGGTGGATGCTACAGGCTTATTGACATTCCAATGAGCAACTGCATCAACAGCGGGATAAACAAGATCTTCATAATGACGCAGTTCAATTCGGCTTCACTGAATCGCCACATTTCTCGTACATATATCTTCGGCAATGGAATCAACTTTGGTGATGGATTCGTCGAG GTTTTAGCAGCCACACAGACGCCTGGAGAGGCTGGGATGAACTGGTTTCAGGGTACAGCAGATGCCGTCCGGCAATTCACTTGGGTATTTGAG GATAACAGGAACAAGAACATCGAGCACATAGTGATATTGTCCGGTGACCAGCTTTACCGCATGGACTATATGGACCTCGTGCAG AAACATATCGATACTGGTGCTGACATAACAGTGTCATGTGTGCCCGTCGGTCACAG CCGAGCATCTGACTACGGACTAGTGAAGATCGACAAGACGGGCCGCATTTTCCAATTTTCTGAGAAACCAAATGGTGCAGAATTGGAAGCAATG AAGGATGGCGGAAGCTTTCTCAGATTGTCTCGTCAAGATGCCATGAAGTACCCGTACATTGCATCCATGGGAGTCTATGTATTCAAACGAGATGTTCTTTCCAAGCTTCTACG GTGGAAGTACCCGAAAGCAAACGACTTCGGATCGGAGATCCTTCCTTCTGTTGTCAAGGAGCACAATGTTCAG GCATATATATTCAATGATTACTGGGAAGACATCGGAACAATTAGATCCTTCTTCGATGCCAATTTGGCTTTGACAGAACAG CCACCAAAGTTTCAGTTCTACGATCCGATGACTCCTTTCTTTACATCTCCTCGATTTCTACCTCCGACAAAGATCGAAAAGTGCAGG ATTGTGGACGCAATCATCTCACATGGATGCTTCTTGCGGGAGTGCAGCGTGGAGCGTTCCATTGTTGGAGTACGCTCACGTTTAGATTTCGATGCAGAGTTGAAG GATACGATGATGATGGGTGCTGATATCTACGAGACCGAAGCTGAAATAGCATCTTTGCTGGCGGATGACAAGGTTCCGATTGGTGTCGGACAGAACACCAGGATAAG GAACTGCATCATCGACATGAATGCGAGGATAGGGAAGAATGTGGTGATAGCGAACAAGGAT GGGATTCAGGAAGCAGATAGGCCATGCGAGGGCTTCTACATACGATCTGGGATCACAATAATCATGAAGAATTCTACCATCAAGGATGGAACAGTGATATAG
- the LOC103989215 gene encoding glucose-1-phosphate adenylyltransferase large subunit 1 isoform X1, translating into MEVCSVGMKANVCFGQVKRRSVGSGESGIWGEGIGGGGGGLKIKVWETKVVKGVKRRNSLGAAVAVLTSDVSEETMVLHAPMFGYRTAEPKSVASIILGGGAGTQLFPLTSTRATPAVPIGGCYRLIDIPMSNCINSGINKIFIMTQFNSASLNRHISRTYIFGNGINFGDGFVEVLAATQTPGEAGMNWFQGTADAVRQFTWVFEDNRNKNIEHIVILSGDQLYRMDYMDLVQKHIDTGADITVSCVPVGHSRASDYGLVKIDKTGRIFQFSEKPNGAELEAMKDGGSFLRLSRQDAMKYPYIASMGVYVFKRDVLSKLLRWKYPKANDFGSEILPSVVKEHNVQAYIFNDYWEDIGTIRSFFDANLALTEQISSELFVQPPKFQFYDPMTPFFTSPRFLPPTKIEKCRIVDAIISHGCFLRECSVERSIVGVRSRLDFDAELKDTMMMGADIYETEAEIASLLADDKVPIGVGQNTRIRNCIIDMNARIGKNVVIANKDGIQEADRPCEGFYIRSGITIIMKNSTIKDGTVI; encoded by the exons ATGGAGGTCTGCAGTGTGGGAATGAAGGCGAACGTGTGTTTCGGCCAAGTGAAGAGGAGAAGCGTTGGTAGTGGGGAGAGTGGGATTTGGGGAGAAGggattggtggtggtggtggtggtctaaAAATTAAGGTGTGGGAAACCAAGGTGGTAAAGGGTGTGAAGAGGAGGAACTCGTTGGGAGCTGCAGTCGCTGTTCTCACTTCAGATGTCAGCGAGGAGACGATG GTTTTGCATGCTCCGATGTTTGGTTACCGGACGGCAGAGCCCAAGAGCGTTGCATCCATAATACTGGGTGGAGGGGCAGGCACTCAGCTCTTCCCTCTCACTAGCACAAGAGCCACGCCTGCA GTTCCCATCGGTGGATGCTACAGGCTTATTGACATTCCAATGAGCAACTGCATCAACAGCGGGATAAACAAGATCTTCATAATGACGCAGTTCAATTCGGCTTCACTGAATCGCCACATTTCTCGTACATATATCTTCGGCAATGGAATCAACTTTGGTGATGGATTCGTCGAG GTTTTAGCAGCCACACAGACGCCTGGAGAGGCTGGGATGAACTGGTTTCAGGGTACAGCAGATGCCGTCCGGCAATTCACTTGGGTATTTGAG GATAACAGGAACAAGAACATCGAGCACATAGTGATATTGTCCGGTGACCAGCTTTACCGCATGGACTATATGGACCTCGTGCAG AAACATATCGATACTGGTGCTGACATAACAGTGTCATGTGTGCCCGTCGGTCACAG CCGAGCATCTGACTACGGACTAGTGAAGATCGACAAGACGGGCCGCATTTTCCAATTTTCTGAGAAACCAAATGGTGCAGAATTGGAAGCAATG AAGGATGGCGGAAGCTTTCTCAGATTGTCTCGTCAAGATGCCATGAAGTACCCGTACATTGCATCCATGGGAGTCTATGTATTCAAACGAGATGTTCTTTCCAAGCTTCTACG GTGGAAGTACCCGAAAGCAAACGACTTCGGATCGGAGATCCTTCCTTCTGTTGTCAAGGAGCACAATGTTCAG GCATATATATTCAATGATTACTGGGAAGACATCGGAACAATTAGATCCTTCTTCGATGCCAATTTGGCTTTGACAGAACAG ATATCATCTGAACTTTTTGTGCAGCCACCAAAGTTTCAGTTCTACGATCCGATGACTCCTTTCTTTACATCTCCTCGATTTCTACCTCCGACAAAGATCGAAAAGTGCAGG ATTGTGGACGCAATCATCTCACATGGATGCTTCTTGCGGGAGTGCAGCGTGGAGCGTTCCATTGTTGGAGTACGCTCACGTTTAGATTTCGATGCAGAGTTGAAG GATACGATGATGATGGGTGCTGATATCTACGAGACCGAAGCTGAAATAGCATCTTTGCTGGCGGATGACAAGGTTCCGATTGGTGTCGGACAGAACACCAGGATAAG GAACTGCATCATCGACATGAATGCGAGGATAGGGAAGAATGTGGTGATAGCGAACAAGGAT GGGATTCAGGAAGCAGATAGGCCATGCGAGGGCTTCTACATACGATCTGGGATCACAATAATCATGAAGAATTCTACCATCAAGGATGGAACAGTGATATAG
- the LOC135639519 gene encoding mannan endo-1,4-beta-mannosidase 1-like, with product MRYVTWRPDKPNPCWLCSGYPLGALHQLQLLPSNQGFLYLHCHLKGGRSSRKKRDMRKLRLLSVILLLLLGSHHGVEAAGGFIETRGLHFVLNGNPFFANGFNAYWMMTLASDPSRRDKVSSALSDASRHGLSVARTWAFSDGGSNALQNSPGAYSEQIFLGLDFVVSEARKYGIKLILSLVNNYDSFGGKKQYVQWARDQGENIGSDDEFFTNPVVKGYYKSHIKTVVTRVNTITGVAYKDDPTIFAWELMNEPRCPSDLSGKSIQEWITEMAAYLKSIDNKHLLEAGLEGFYGESSPQKQSNPGFQVGTDFISNNQIPGIDFATVHSYPDQWIPDSNDRSQLSFLKNWLDIHLHDACDVLQKPLLVTEFGKSCKDPGFSNDERDAMFRTVYSKVYLSARTGGATAGSLFWQLLAQGMDSYRDGYEVILGESPSTTRVITLQSHKLRTIAKLKRAKAMKGKH from the exons ATGAGGTACGTCACATGGAGGCCTGACAAGCCTAACCCTTGTTGGTTGTGCTCAGGTTATCCTTTGGGTGCTCTGCACCAGCTGCAACTTCTACCTTCCAATCAGGGCTTCCTCTACCTGCATTGCCATCTCAAGGGAGGGAGAAGCAGCAGGAAGAAGAGAGATATGAGGAAGCTGAGGCTTTTATCTGTCATTCTGCTCCTGCTGTTGGGTTCACATCATGGTGTTGAGGCTGCAGGAGGGTTCATCGAGACAAGGGGGCTACATTTTGTTCTCAATGGGAACCCATTCTTTGCAAATGGCTTCAATGCCTACTGGATGATGACCCTGGCCTCAGATCCTTCTCGAAGAGACAAGGTCTCCTCTGCTCTGAGTGATGCCTCCAGGCATGGCCTCTCTGTGGCCAGGACTTGGGCTTTCAGCGATGGAGGGAGCAATGCCTTGCAGAACTCCCCAGGAGCTTACAGTGAACAGATCTTTCTG GGGTTGGATTTTGTGGTGTCTGAGGCAAGAAAGTATGGCATCAAGCTCATATTGAGCTTGGTTAACAACTACGATAGCTTTGGAGGGAAGAAGCAGTATGTCCAATGGGCAAGAGATCAGGGGGAGAACATTGGATCTGATGATGAATTCTTCACCAACCCTGTTGTCAAAGGTTACTACAAAAGTCATATCAAG ACTGTTGTCACAAGAGTCAACACCATAACTGGAGTTGCCTACAAGGATGATCCAACAATCTTTGCTTGGGAACTCATGAATGAGCCCAGATGCCCCTCAGATTTGTCAGGGAAGAGCATACAG GAATGGATCACAGAGATGGCTGCCTACCTGAAATCCATAGACAACAAGCACTTGCTGGAAGCTGGTCTCGAGGGGTTCTATGGTGAATCATCACCTCAGAAACAATCCAACCCCGGCTTTCAAGTTGGAACTGATTTCATCTCCAATAACCAGATTCCAGGAATCGATTTTGCCACCGTTCATTCTTACCCTGACCAATG GATACCCGATTCGAACGATCGATCGCAGCTTTCTTTCTTGAAGAACTGGCTAGATATCCACCTCCACGACGCGTGCGACGTTCTTCAGAAGCCATTGCTGGTGACTGAGTTCGGAAAGTCTTGCAAGGATCCCGGCTTCAGCAATGACGAAAGGGATGCAATGTTCAGAACAGTGTACTCCAAAGTATATTTGTCGGCTAGAACTGGTGGTGCAACCGCAGGTAGCTTGTTCTGGCAGCTGCTGGCTCAAGGGATGGATTCATACAGAGATGGCTATGAAGTCATTCTAGGTGAATCACCATCCACGACAAGAGTGATCACGCTCCAGTCTCACAAACTTCGAACCATTGCTAAGCTGAAGAGGGCAAAGGCCATGAAAGGCAAACACTAG
- the LOC135641435 gene encoding uncharacterized protein LOC135641435, with the protein MSDASGRRRSRRGYRRLLSRQSSFDLAEGDEATTTAAAATVSEMKRSNTTREIKAHPVIRIMEKPPKKATATPEFLRYLEYMREAGTWHPNSDAPAIYFK; encoded by the coding sequence ATGTCGGACGCCTCGGGTCGTCGGAGGAGCCGGCGAGGCTACCGCCGCCTGCTGTCCCGGCAGTCCTCGTTCGACCTGGCCGAGGGCGACGAAGcgacgacgacggcggcggcggcgacggtgaGCGAAATGAAGAGATCGAACACCACCAGGGAAATAAAGGCGCACCCGGTCATCAGAATCATGGAGAAGCCACCGAAGAAGGCAACAGCCACGCCGGAGTTCTTGCGATACTTGGAGTACATGAGGGAGGCCGGTACGTGGCATCCCAACTCCGACGCGCCTGCGATCTACTTCAAGTAG
- the LOC103989812 gene encoding putative pectinesterase 11: MLVEQESGWLLSLLSFFKYASISMQNSTFARAMETLRDTRLALLALLAASSFFAVAAAAGSSDPSSAILVRVDQSGKGDFRNIQAAIDAVPSNNAEPVFILITPGTYREKVTVPADKPFITLSGSNAMSTVITWGEGWTSSESPTVSVLASDFVGRYLTIQNTFGPNGPAIALHVAGDRAAFYSCRIIGFQDTLLDDTGRHYYSNCYIEGATDFICGNGLALFEKCHLHSTSPGGGAITAQRRSSAAESTGYSFLQCKITGTGAGTAILGRPWGPYSRVVFAFTYMSDAVLPEGWNDWNDPRNQRTAYYGEYSCFGRGSDVTGRVAWSHRLTPLEAEPFATKSWIDGQDWLRPTPRYFRRSSALTTNSSDGGL; encoded by the exons ATGCTTGTTGAGCAAGAGAGTGGCTGGCTCCTGTCACTGCTCTCCTTCTTTAAGTATGCCTCCATTAGCATGCAGAATTCTACGTTTGCAAGAGCCATGGAGACTTTGAGAGACACCCGCCTTGCGCTGTTGGCCTTGTTGGCTGCTTCTTCCTTCTTCGCGGTGGCCGCCGCGGCAGGTTCTTCGGATCCATCCTCCGCGATTCTCGTCAGAGTCGACCAGTCCGGGAAGGGAGATTTCAGAAACATTCAGGCCGCCATCGATGCTGTGCCTTCCAACAACGCCGAGCCCGTCTTCATTTTGATCACGCCTGGGACTTACAG AGAGAAGGTGACTGTTCCAGCTGACAAGCCCTTCATAACATTGAGCGGCTCAAATGCAATGTCCACAGTCATAACATGGGGTGAAGGTTGGACATCATCAGAATCTCCCACGGTTTCAGTGTTAGCTTCAGATTTCGTTGGAAGATACCTCACGATTCAG AACACATTTGGTCCAAATGGCCCAGCGATCGCCCTGCACGTTGCTGGGGACAGAGCAGCATTCTACTCCTGCAGGATCATCGGTTTCCAGGACACTCTCCTGGACGACACCGGACGCCACTACTACAGTAACTGCTACATCGAAGGCGCCACCGACTTCATCTGCGGGAACGGCCTCGCTCTCTTCGAA AAATGCCACTTGCACTCGACATCACCGGGCGGCGGAGCCATCACGGCGCAACGCCGGTCCAGTGCAGCTGAAAGCACAGGGTATAGCTTCTTGCAGTGCAAGATCACCGGCACCGGAGCTGGAACTGCAATCCTCGGGCGGCCATGGGGACCCTACTCCAGGGTGGTGTTTGCGTTCACCTACATGTCCGACGCAGTGCTACCTGAAGGTTGGAACGATTGGAACGACCCTCGCAACCAGAG GACGGCGTACTACGGGGAGTACAGCTGCTTTGGTCGTGGCTCAGATGTCACAGGAAGGGTTGCGTGGTCTCACAGGCTGACACCGCTCGAAGCCGAGCCGTTTGCTACGAAGTCTTGGATCGATGGTCAAGATTGGCTGAGGCCTACCCCGCGCTATTTCAGGAGATCATCTGCCCTCACAACAAACTCCTCAGACGGTGGCCTGTAG
- the LOC135639560 gene encoding protein RADIALIS-like 3, translated as MATSSGSSCWTAKQNKMFEKALAVYDKDTPDRWHNVARAVGGKSAEEVKRHYELLVADIILIEKGQMPRANYRSSGHRG; from the exons ATGGCAACCAGCTCGGGGAGCTCGTGCTGGACCGCGAAGCAGAACAAGATGTTCGAGAAAGCCCTCGCGGTGTACGACAAGGACACGCCCGACCGCTGGCACAACGTGGCGCGCGCCGTCGGCGGCAAGTCAGCGGAAGAAGTGAAGCGGCACTACGAGCTGCTGGTGGCGGACATTATCCTCATCGAGAAGGGCCAGATGCCTCGAGCCAATTACCGCTCCTCCGGCCACAGGG GATGA